GATATTTACCAGCCTGGTTATTTTTAGTATCTCTGCTGAAGCGCACGAAATCATCCTGCGCGGTGGCTGGGTCTTTGACTCAGAGAGTGAAAAATTTATTGAGAATGATGCAATCGTTATCAGGGGCGGCACCTTTCTTAGCGTTGGCAAAGGGTTAGAAGGTATCCTGCTCACCGGGGCTCAAGTCATTGAACTTGATACCAACGACTATGTTCTCCCCGGGATGTTTGACTTGCATGCCCATTATAATGTTAATTTATTCGGTCGAAAGCGGCGCGAAGAATTTACAGTCAATCCGGTGGTTTTTCTGGCAAATGGGGTGACTTCAACTTTTCCGGCCGGTGAGTTTCTCCCCGACGAGATGATGGAGCTTCGCAAGCAGATCAATCGCGGCGAAAAAATCGGCCCGCGTATTTTTAACTCCGGGCCTTATTTCGGTCCCGCCCGTCCCGGCTGGAATCCTGAAACAACAATTGAGGAGATTTATGCCGAAGTTGATCGCTGGGCGGAATTGGGTGCGGCAGGTTTCAAAGCCAAAAGAATTAACCGGCGCCATTTAAAGGCGCTCATCGAACGGGCGCATTTACACGGCTTGACTGTAACCGGTCATCTGGACTCGGGGTTCAAAGATACTATCAATCCGCAGGATGCGATTTTGCTGGGAATTGACCGGGTGGAACATTTTTTATGGGGCGGTGAGGCTTCGTCGGGCAGACCCGCCTATGCAAGTCTTGAAAATGTAGAAACCAATGCACCCTTATTCAAAAAGAATGTGAAATTATTCATCGACCGTGGCGTTTTTTTTGATGCGACGATTACCGCTTACGGATATTATGGTAAACGGGAAAAAGGGTACGACTACTGGACAGATGAGAAAATTTATTTTACGCCTTTTGTTCGCGAACAGGTCAAAAACAGACCGGAAAGAAGACAATTCGCGCAATTTGAAAAAATCTTTTGGGTTAAGCAAAAAACTGTCAAAGCATTTTATGAGGCGGGCGGC
This portion of the candidate division KSB1 bacterium genome encodes:
- a CDS encoding amidohydrolase family protein — encoded protein: MKKLRKQICLTWIFTSLVIFSISAEAHEIILRGGWVFDSESEKFIENDAIVIRGGTFLSVGKGLEGILLTGAQVIELDTNDYVLPGMFDLHAHYNVNLFGRKRREEFTVNPVVFLANGVTSTFPAGEFLPDEMMELRKQINRGEKIGPRIFNSGPYFGPARPGWNPETTIEEIYAEVDRWAELGAAGFKAKRINRRHLKALIERAHLHGLTVTGHLDSGFKDTINPQDAILLGIDRVEHFLWGGEASSGRPAYASLENVETNAPLFKKNVKLFIDRGVFFDATITAYGYYGKREKGYDYWTDEKIYFTPFVREQVKNRPERRQFAQFEKIFWVKQKTVKAFYEAGGGNLITLGTDHPSSGEYLAGFSAHRELEILVSAGIPPAAAIKIATLNGARALNVSEKLGSIAPGKFADLFVVKGNPLEDIKNTRKVHVVIKAGQLYYSKALLKSVEGKLGPNNEAEAGEW